A window of Komagataella phaffii GS115 chromosome 1, complete sequence contains these coding sequences:
- a CDS encoding pterin-4-alpha-carbinolamine dehydratase: MKLTPSQLRTLPQALPKWKIIDNQLHRTLKFQSFEDTWGFLTKLAMRSHLMKHHPKIINCYTDVDIYLTTHDENGITELDTRLAKRIDKYVAE, encoded by the coding sequence ATGAAACTAACTCCATCTCAACTTAGAACCCTCCCCCAAGCTCTTCCGAAATGGAAAATTATTGACAACCAACTTCACAGGACActcaaatttcaatcatTCGAAGATACGTGGGGGTTTCTCACTAAATTGGCTATGCGATCACATTTGATGAAACATCACCCGAAGATCATCAACTGCTACACTGATGTCGATATTTACTTAACCACTCACGATGAGAATGGTATTACTGAATTGGACACAAGGCTAGCGAAGAGAATAGATAAATATGTGGCTGAGTAA